In the Maribacter sp. MJ134 genome, one interval contains:
- the rsmG gene encoding 16S rRNA (guanine(527)-N(7))-methyltransferase RsmG → MTAETIFEYFPNLSDIQKKQFVLLEELYKDWNQKINVVSRRDIEELYLRHVLHSLGIAKIQDFKDSAEILDVGTGGGFPGIPLAILYPDVHFTLVDSIGKKIKVVNEVVDGLELLNVTSVNSRVEEIPGQFDFIVSRAVAAMPTFVHWVKGKIKKESVHQRRNGILYLKGGDLSEELKDYRTAEVFDLTSYFEHDFFETKKVVYLPLKFKG, encoded by the coding sequence ATGACGGCTGAAACCATATTTGAATATTTTCCCAATTTATCTGATATCCAAAAGAAACAATTTGTGCTTTTGGAGGAGCTTTATAAAGATTGGAACCAGAAAATCAATGTGGTTTCCAGAAGGGATATTGAAGAGTTATACCTACGGCATGTGTTGCACTCTTTGGGAATCGCAAAGATTCAAGATTTTAAGGATAGTGCTGAGATTTTAGATGTGGGCACAGGTGGAGGTTTCCCGGGTATTCCTTTGGCAATACTTTATCCCGACGTTCATTTTACTTTGGTAGATTCTATTGGTAAGAAAATTAAAGTGGTGAATGAAGTGGTGGACGGTTTAGAACTATTAAACGTCACTTCAGTAAATTCTAGAGTTGAGGAGATTCCAGGACAATTTGATTTTATAGTGAGCAGAGCCGTGGCGGCAATGCCAACTTTTGTACACTGGGTAAAAGGCAAAATTAAAAAAGAGTCCGTTCATCAAAGAAGGAATGGTATTCTTTATCTAAAAGGAGGTGATTTAAGTGAGGAGCTTAAGGATTACAGGACGGCAGAGGTTTTCGACTTAACATCCTACTTTGAACATGATTTTTTTGAGACCAAGAAAGTAGTCTATTTGCCGCTAAAGTTTAAGGGGTAA
- a CDS encoding sulfatase-like hydrolase/transferase — MRKLVARLILLQFYFVGSILFAQTKPNVVLIFPDNLGVGEVASYGGARGVPTPNIDRIGNEGIRLTNFNVEYSCTPSRIAIMTGRYAVRAGEDYYSGTTLWEEMLPERLKLEGYATALYGKWDLGAKDWLGNREPTDQGFDQWYGIPGTTTVAQYPAMEGFDPSLQPEPYIWEGTAGSDSKKVKPFNPDTRRTIDREAAEKGVAFIKENADKNKPFFLYYAMTQLHFPALPHPDMAGTTGAGDMGDSMADVDFNVGLILDQLKELGIEENTLVIWCTDNGAEMRRPWRGSPGPYRGYYNSAMEGGVRTPAVIRWPNRIKPGQVSNEMIHEVDLFTTIINATGSDKAVPKDRYIDGVNQLPFLEGKQEHANRESAIFTQRFGQIMAVKWRNWKLWYVYKTEMPDPEPDNLVRLFDLRVDPREEIDVKDYYPGVVGIMDSIVQNYEKTFIEYPRVTASANRKEPYLPPSKGSGSPVQTYTRSDRIKLNPRSNAMKNPDFSGTWSTTVLHRVSVINRTDEPAIPTLGSGWGDKISIKHVPEELAVERVVFIPRDFQQLVTYQFALDGSKSENNVLTGRQRKAITSTTHWEDHRLVITSIYPFKDTKTGKWLASKVTQTLWLEPPTKTPWEPTLVVETTREGLMDGLTSTNRTVYTKGYR, encoded by the coding sequence ATGAGAAAACTGGTCGCCCGTTTAATATTACTTCAATTTTATTTTGTTGGTAGTATTCTTTTCGCTCAAACAAAACCCAACGTGGTACTCATATTCCCAGATAACCTAGGTGTAGGCGAGGTTGCCTCATATGGTGGTGCCAGGGGTGTTCCTACGCCTAATATTGACCGAATAGGAAATGAGGGCATTCGCCTAACGAACTTTAATGTGGAGTATTCATGTACTCCATCTCGTATCGCCATTATGACCGGACGATATGCTGTTCGCGCCGGGGAGGATTACTATTCCGGGACGACACTGTGGGAAGAAATGCTTCCGGAACGTTTAAAATTGGAAGGTTATGCCACGGCGCTCTACGGAAAGTGGGATTTAGGGGCTAAAGACTGGCTCGGTAACCGAGAGCCTACTGACCAAGGTTTTGACCAATGGTACGGCATACCGGGAACAACCACAGTAGCCCAATATCCTGCAATGGAAGGATTTGACCCAAGTTTACAGCCAGAACCCTATATATGGGAAGGTACCGCAGGCAGTGATTCTAAAAAGGTAAAACCATTTAATCCTGATACCAGACGAACCATTGACCGAGAAGCGGCCGAAAAAGGCGTTGCATTTATAAAAGAGAACGCCGATAAAAATAAACCCTTCTTTCTGTATTACGCCATGACCCAGCTCCATTTTCCCGCATTACCCCACCCCGATATGGCCGGAACTACCGGAGCAGGTGATATGGGCGATTCTATGGCCGATGTTGATTTTAACGTAGGTTTAATTTTAGACCAATTGAAAGAACTGGGAATCGAGGAGAACACCTTAGTTATTTGGTGTACGGACAACGGCGCTGAGATGAGAAGACCATGGAGAGGTTCTCCCGGACCGTATAGAGGCTACTATAACTCCGCCATGGAAGGTGGTGTGCGAACCCCGGCGGTCATTAGATGGCCAAATAGGATCAAACCCGGTCAAGTTTCTAATGAGATGATACATGAGGTGGATTTATTCACCACCATTATCAATGCCACGGGCTCGGACAAGGCGGTACCAAAAGACCGATATATCGATGGCGTAAACCAACTACCGTTTTTAGAGGGCAAGCAAGAACACGCCAATCGCGAAAGTGCCATTTTCACCCAACGTTTTGGTCAGATCATGGCAGTGAAATGGCGTAATTGGAAGTTGTGGTACGTATACAAAACAGAAATGCCCGACCCTGAACCCGATAACTTGGTACGCCTATTTGATTTGCGCGTGGACCCAAGGGAGGAAATAGACGTTAAAGATTATTATCCTGGTGTCGTAGGAATTATGGACAGTATTGTTCAGAACTATGAAAAAACATTCATTGAATACCCCAGGGTAACAGCGAGTGCAAATAGAAAAGAACCCTATTTACCACCCTCAAAAGGTTCGGGAAGTCCAGTACAAACCTACACGAGAAGTGATAGAATCAAACTGAACCCTAGAAGTAATGCTATGAAGAACCCTGATTTTTCGGGTACATGGTCTACCACCGTGCTGCATAGGGTATCGGTCATAAATCGGACGGACGAGCCGGCCATACCTACTTTGGGTAGCGGTTGGGGAGATAAAATTTCAATCAAGCATGTTCCTGAGGAGTTAGCTGTAGAGCGGGTGGTTTTTATTCCCCGGGACTTTCAACAACTTGTTACCTATCAATTTGCTTTAGACGGTTCAAAATCCGAAAACAATGTATTGACCGGTCGGCAACGTAAAGCTATCACCTCAACTACCCATTGGGAAGACCATAGGCTGGTGATTACCTCAATCTATCCTTTTAAAGACACGAAAACAGGAAAATGGCTAGCAAGTAAGGTGACCCAGACGCTCTGGCTAGAACCCCCTACCAAAACTCCGTGGGAACCCACATTGGTTGTGGAGACGACTAGGGAAGGATTAATGGATGGTTTAACCTCGACCAACAGAACGGTTTATACTAAAGGGTATCGGTAA
- a CDS encoding fatty acid desaturase family protein, whose protein sequence is MEQNTIRFSRKDSAQFFKTLNGRVNEYFKNNKIKKTGNWRLHVKTIVMFTLFLAPYFLILTLGLPTWANLLLTIVMGVGMAGVGMNVMHDGNHGSYSNKKWVNKLMGSSIYILAGNVYNWQVQHNVLHHTYTNIHEHDEDMEAGRILRFSKHTEWKKHHKFQHFYSVFLYGLLTFNWAITTDFQQMYRYMKRKLSYGKLPSAAMNWSTLLITKALYITIWIVLPMLFLDIAWWKIFIGFFIMHYVAGVILSVVFQLAHIVDHADTPLPDENGTMKNTWAIHQLFTTVNFGTKNRIVNWFTGGLNHQVEHHIFPNISHVHYTKISKIVKQTAKEFNLPYHEYKTTRKAIISHFKHLKELGKQPSLQY, encoded by the coding sequence ATGGAACAAAACACAATTCGTTTTTCAAGAAAAGACTCTGCCCAATTTTTTAAAACATTAAATGGAAGGGTAAACGAGTATTTCAAGAACAATAAAATAAAGAAAACAGGAAACTGGAGATTGCACGTAAAGACCATCGTAATGTTTACGCTATTTTTAGCTCCTTACTTCCTTATACTTACGTTAGGCTTACCAACATGGGCAAATTTGCTCTTAACCATTGTCATGGGTGTAGGAATGGCCGGGGTAGGAATGAATGTGATGCACGATGGTAATCACGGGTCTTACTCCAATAAAAAATGGGTGAACAAACTCATGGGAAGTAGTATTTACATACTCGCAGGAAATGTTTACAATTGGCAGGTACAACACAATGTATTACATCATACATACACCAACATCCATGAGCACGATGAAGATATGGAGGCCGGAAGAATTCTGCGTTTTTCTAAACATACGGAATGGAAAAAACATCATAAATTTCAACACTTTTACTCGGTATTCCTTTACGGCCTGCTCACATTTAACTGGGCCATTACGACAGATTTTCAGCAAATGTACCGTTACATGAAGCGTAAGTTGTCTTACGGAAAATTACCAAGTGCCGCCATGAACTGGAGCACCTTGTTAATTACCAAAGCGCTATACATTACTATTTGGATTGTCTTACCGATGTTATTTCTTGACATTGCATGGTGGAAAATTTTTATTGGTTTCTTTATTATGCACTACGTGGCAGGGGTTATTTTAAGCGTAGTTTTTCAATTAGCACACATTGTTGACCATGCTGATACACCATTGCCGGACGAAAACGGCACCATGAAAAATACTTGGGCTATTCACCAATTGTTCACAACGGTAAATTTTGGCACAAAAAACCGAATTGTTAACTGGTTCACAGGTGGCTTGAACCATCAGGTAGAGCACCATATCTTTCCGAACATCAGCCATGTACATTACACAAAAATTTCTAAAATTGTGAAACAGACGGCCAAGGAATTTAATTTGCCTTACCATGAGTATAAAACTACTAGGAAAGCCATAATTTCGCACTTCAAACATTTAAAGGAATTGGGAAAACAACCTTCCCTTCAGTACTAG
- a CDS encoding DinB family protein, which translates to MKKVLAICALLTVGLNYAQENLAQSTIKAVLTGNQAQVVQLAEAFAEDQYDWRPAEGVSSVGEALMHVAGANYYLASKMGFPPPEDVDMMSLGKITGKENIISALKKSNEFVLEKIMMVNNSELNEEVDFGFAKMNKMGGLLAIMEHNGEHKGQLIAYARSNGVVPPWSK; encoded by the coding sequence ATGAAAAAAGTATTAGCAATTTGTGCCTTATTGACCGTGGGACTCAATTATGCACAAGAAAATTTAGCCCAAAGCACTATTAAAGCTGTTTTAACGGGTAATCAAGCCCAAGTTGTTCAATTGGCAGAAGCTTTTGCCGAAGATCAATACGACTGGAGACCAGCCGAAGGCGTAAGCTCTGTAGGAGAAGCGCTTATGCATGTTGCCGGAGCAAATTATTATCTCGCTTCTAAAATGGGGTTTCCGCCGCCAGAAGACGTAGACATGATGTCTCTTGGAAAAATTACAGGGAAAGAAAATATCATTAGCGCATTAAAAAAATCCAACGAATTTGTTTTAGAGAAAATTATGATGGTAAACAATAGCGAACTCAATGAAGAGGTCGATTTTGGTTTCGCTAAGATGAACAAAATGGGCGGACTTTTAGCCATTATGGAGCACAACGGAGAGCATAAAGGCCAATTAATTGCTTATGCCCGGTCCAATGGAGTTGTACCGCCTTGGAGCAAATAA
- a CDS encoding pyridoxal phosphate-dependent aminotransferase has translation MSKQLSDRINSVTPSATLEMAAKARELRTQGKDIIGLSLGEPDFKVPGYIQEAAIQAVKDGYNSYTPVDGYVDLKQAIITKFKRDNNLTYEAPQIVVSTGAKQALYNVAQVVLNKGDEVILPCPYWVSYSDIVKLADGVPVEVPTSLEDDFKMTAAQLEAAITPKTKMLWYSSPCNPSGSIYSKEELRALADVLQKHPQIIVVSDEIYEHINYGVTEHASMASFPDMYDRTVTVNGVAKAFAMTGWRIGYIGAPAYIARACNKLQGQVTSGANCIAQRAVITALEESPDRISYMVDEFKERRKLILGLLNSIDGFKCNEPEGAFYVYPDVTAYFGKTLNGTTIHNASDFAMYLLEHANVATVTGDAFGNGNCVRISYAASVAHIKDAISRIKTALG, from the coding sequence ATGAGCAAGCAACTATCGGACAGAATCAACAGTGTAACTCCTTCCGCAACCCTAGAAATGGCCGCAAAGGCCCGTGAACTTAGAACTCAAGGAAAAGACATCATAGGATTAAGCTTGGGGGAGCCCGATTTTAAAGTTCCGGGTTATATACAAGAAGCCGCAATACAAGCCGTTAAAGATGGTTATAATTCCTATACCCCAGTTGACGGATATGTAGACTTAAAGCAAGCTATCATCACAAAGTTTAAACGTGATAATAACTTGACCTACGAAGCGCCTCAAATTGTGGTATCCACAGGAGCCAAGCAAGCACTTTACAACGTTGCACAAGTAGTGTTGAACAAAGGGGACGAAGTTATTTTACCCTGCCCTTACTGGGTAAGCTATTCTGATATCGTGAAACTTGCAGACGGTGTTCCCGTAGAAGTACCTACTTCTTTGGAAGATGATTTTAAAATGACCGCGGCACAATTAGAGGCTGCCATCACACCAAAGACAAAAATGCTTTGGTACAGTTCTCCTTGTAACCCTAGTGGATCTATTTATAGTAAAGAAGAATTACGCGCATTGGCGGATGTGTTACAAAAACATCCTCAAATCATCGTAGTAAGCGATGAAATTTATGAGCATATCAACTATGGTGTCACGGAACATGCTTCTATGGCTTCATTCCCGGACATGTACGATCGCACCGTAACGGTCAATGGAGTCGCAAAGGCATTCGCCATGACCGGATGGCGTATTGGGTACATCGGTGCCCCAGCCTACATAGCCCGAGCATGTAACAAATTACAAGGTCAGGTAACTAGTGGCGCTAACTGTATAGCACAAAGAGCGGTAATTACCGCATTGGAAGAGTCGCCCGACCGTATTTCGTATATGGTGGACGAGTTCAAAGAACGAAGAAAACTTATTCTTGGTCTTTTAAATAGTATTGACGGATTTAAATGTAATGAACCTGAGGGAGCCTTTTATGTTTATCCGGATGTAACGGCGTATTTCGGAAAGACTTTGAACGGCACTACAATACATAATGCTTCGGATTTTGCCATGTATCTCTTGGAACATGCCAATGTAGCAACCGTTACGGGTGATGCCTTCGGTAACGGAAATTGCGTCCGTATATCTTACGCTGCCTCCGTAGCGCATATAAAAGATGCCATATCTAGAATAAAAACTGCTCTAGGTTAG